Proteins found in one Bremerella volcania genomic segment:
- a CDS encoding chemotaxis protein CheW: MSVTTEDLMTEERSSHESQRREGLNSMQLVSFQLAKEEYGIEITRVQEIILVGEITRVPQTPPYIKGLINLRNTVIPIVDLRLRFGLQEQESTDETRIMVMNVGGKTVGIIVDAVSEVLRISKDQISSPPPTVAGLGREYLTGLVKLDKRLLILLNIDKILGKAEVEQIEARIG; the protein is encoded by the coding sequence TTGTCCGTAACAACTGAAGATCTAATGACGGAAGAGCGTTCGAGCCACGAGTCTCAGCGTCGCGAGGGGCTCAATTCCATGCAACTGGTCAGTTTTCAATTGGCCAAAGAGGAATACGGGATCGAGATAACCCGCGTTCAGGAGATCATCCTGGTGGGCGAAATCACCCGCGTCCCTCAAACCCCTCCTTACATCAAGGGCCTGATCAATCTCCGCAATACGGTCATTCCGATCGTGGATTTGCGGCTGCGGTTTGGGCTTCAAGAACAAGAGTCCACTGACGAGACCCGCATCATGGTCATGAACGTCGGTGGCAAGACGGTCGGCATCATCGTCGACGCAGTCAGCGAGGTCCTGCGTATCTCGAAGGACCAGATTTCCTCTCCGCCCCCAACCGTGGCTGGGTTGGGTCGTGAGTATCTCACTGGTTTGGTGAAGCTCGACAAGCGGCTTTTGATCTTGCTGAACATCGACAAGATCTTGGGTAAAGCAGAAGTCGAACAAATCGAAGCTCGAATCGGTTAA
- a CDS encoding chemotaxis protein CheC, translating to MNMITSTNDQKLQMFQEVLGAATEEASQAMSVWTGGKISLTLDCVRELPLEMVTQEFDLGMDLLTMVVLTIEGETGGTMILTFDEENGRRLAATLFKQEVSTDPQWSELEQSALSETGNILGCAYFNAIARLVDCEFVPSPPTFLQDYGVCVLQQALMQQAHETTDVLICQTTFLQDTEKLNWNILFVPDPKMREMLRSAT from the coding sequence ATGAATATGATCACGAGCACGAATGACCAGAAGCTGCAGATGTTTCAGGAAGTCCTGGGTGCGGCGACGGAAGAAGCCTCGCAGGCAATGAGCGTCTGGACCGGTGGCAAGATCTCGCTGACGCTTGATTGCGTTCGTGAATTGCCACTGGAGATGGTAACCCAGGAATTCGATCTGGGAATGGATTTGCTGACGATGGTTGTTCTGACGATCGAAGGAGAGACCGGTGGAACGATGATCCTCACTTTCGACGAGGAAAATGGCCGGCGTCTGGCAGCCACGCTATTCAAGCAGGAAGTTTCAACCGATCCCCAATGGTCGGAACTGGAGCAGTCCGCACTCAGTGAAACGGGCAACATCCTCGGATGTGCTTACTTCAATGCCATCGCTCGCCTGGTCGATTGCGAATTCGTTCCTTCCCCGCCGACGTTTCTGCAAGACTACGGTGTCTGCGTGCTACAGCAGGCTCTCATGCAGCAGGCCCACGAGACGACGGACGTTCTCATCTGCCAGACCACTTTCCTGCAAGACACCGAAAAACTGAACTGGAATATCCTGTTCGTGCCTGATCCGAAGATGCGAGAAATGCTTCGCTCGGCCACGTAG
- a CDS encoding tetratricopeptide repeat protein, protein MSDSPERQPVLLSIFQKYLSEENTAAFIHRVAAVYTCGTLERLCQHGTPEVRRAAVMALCFVSDYSSNHTVGMALNDADRGVRLIAENGIRSLWIRAGTQSQRHRLRKVMTQIQGNSLDSALQEADSLIVDAPWYSEAYNQRGQVYFKRQNFERSLRDSHQALEINPYHFPAAISMGQCYLRQGENVMALDSFRRALRLNPNLESIRTQITYLERQLEEM, encoded by the coding sequence GTGAGCGACTCCCCCGAGCGTCAACCCGTACTCCTTTCTATCTTCCAGAAATATCTTTCGGAAGAGAATACTGCCGCGTTCATTCACCGCGTGGCAGCTGTTTATACGTGCGGAACGTTGGAGCGTCTTTGCCAACACGGCACCCCCGAAGTACGCCGCGCGGCAGTGATGGCCCTTTGTTTTGTCAGCGACTATTCTTCGAACCATACCGTTGGCATGGCGCTAAACGATGCCGACCGGGGCGTCCGCTTGATTGCAGAGAATGGCATTCGCTCGCTTTGGATTCGTGCCGGCACGCAAAGCCAACGCCATCGTTTGCGTAAAGTCATGACCCAGATCCAAGGAAACTCTTTAGATTCCGCGTTGCAGGAAGCCGATTCGCTAATTGTCGATGCTCCGTGGTATTCTGAAGCGTACAATCAACGAGGCCAAGTCTACTTCAAACGGCAGAACTTCGAGCGATCGCTACGTGACAGCCATCAAGCCCTGGAGATCAACCCATATCATTTCCCGGCGGCCATCTCGATGGGGCAGTGTTACTTACGCCAGGGTGAAAACGTCATGGCCCTCGATAGTTTCCGCCGCGCACTGCGTCTGAATCCCAACCTGGAATCGATTCGCACGCAAATCACCTACCTGGAGCGACAACTCGAAGAGATGTAA
- the glpK gene encoding glycerol kinase GlpK, whose translation MPQYLLAIDQGTTSSRSILFDHDARIVSVAQEEFRQILPSPGHVEHDPEDIWNSQLNTVQGALGKVALEEVAAIGITNQRETTFVWDKRTGQPIHNAIVWQSRVSSYLCDRLRKEGLEQTIRQKTGLVLDAYFSATKLMHLLETVDGARQAAEDGHLLFGTVDCYLVWKLTGGKRHVTDVSNASRTMMLNFETLDWDDELLAAYDIPRQMLPEIVDCSGKFAETDPAILGAPIPIAGMAGDQQAASFGQTCFDQGMVKNTYGTGAFALMNIGDKPVLSQNNLLTTVGWKIGDQVSYALEGSIFVAGAVVQWLRDGLGIIECSSEVEPLADTVEDNGGVYFVPAFVGLGAPYWDPNARGTIVGLTRGTTGGHLARAALESMAYQTRDMIEAMQRDAGVPLQVLQVDGGASVNNALMQFQTDLLGTPVRRPKISETTALGAAFLAGLAVGFWQSQDELRGLWSLDKEFAPAADRSKMDQMYARWKDAVERSRNWERAGE comes from the coding sequence ATGCCCCAATACCTACTCGCCATCGATCAAGGCACTACTTCCAGTCGTTCAATCTTGTTCGATCACGATGCCCGGATTGTCTCGGTCGCCCAGGAAGAATTCCGTCAGATCCTGCCGTCGCCGGGACATGTCGAACACGACCCCGAAGACATCTGGAACAGCCAACTTAATACCGTCCAAGGGGCACTGGGAAAAGTCGCCCTCGAAGAAGTAGCGGCGATCGGCATCACCAATCAGCGCGAAACGACCTTTGTCTGGGACAAACGGACCGGCCAACCGATCCACAACGCCATCGTGTGGCAAAGCCGCGTGTCAAGCTACCTCTGCGATCGGCTTCGCAAAGAAGGACTCGAGCAGACCATCCGCCAGAAGACCGGCCTGGTTCTCGATGCGTACTTCTCCGCGACCAAGTTGATGCACCTTTTGGAAACGGTCGATGGTGCGCGACAAGCGGCGGAAGACGGTCACTTGCTGTTCGGCACGGTCGACTGCTATTTGGTTTGGAAGCTAACCGGCGGCAAGCGGCACGTGACCGATGTGAGCAATGCTTCGCGCACGATGATGCTGAACTTCGAGACGCTCGACTGGGACGACGAGTTACTTGCGGCGTATGACATTCCTCGCCAGATGTTGCCGGAGATCGTCGACTGCAGCGGCAAATTCGCCGAAACCGATCCGGCGATTCTCGGAGCGCCGATCCCGATCGCCGGCATGGCTGGCGATCAACAGGCCGCCTCCTTCGGCCAGACCTGCTTCGATCAAGGGATGGTGAAAAACACGTACGGCACCGGGGCTTTCGCCTTGATGAACATCGGCGACAAGCCTGTCCTTTCGCAAAACAACCTGCTAACCACGGTCGGCTGGAAGATCGGCGACCAGGTCAGCTATGCCCTGGAAGGGTCGATCTTTGTCGCCGGCGCCGTCGTGCAGTGGTTGCGTGATGGCCTGGGCATCATCGAGTGCTCGTCCGAGGTCGAACCTCTCGCAGACACCGTGGAAGACAACGGCGGCGTCTACTTTGTACCGGCGTTTGTCGGGCTCGGGGCGCCGTACTGGGACCCGAATGCTCGTGGGACGATCGTCGGTCTTACTCGAGGAACGACCGGGGGGCACCTGGCCAGGGCAGCGCTCGAATCGATGGCCTACCAAACGCGCGACATGATCGAAGCCATGCAGCGCGACGCAGGCGTGCCGCTGCAGGTCCTGCAGGTCGACGGCGGGGCCAGCGTGAACAACGCCTTGATGCAGTTTCAAACCGACCTTTTGGGCACGCCGGTCCGCCGTCCGAAGATCAGCGAAACGACCGCCCTGGGAGCCGCGTTCCTCGCGGGACTTGCCGTAGGTTTCTGGCAGTCGCAAGATGAGCTTCGTGGGCTCTGGAGTCTGGATAAAGAGTTCGCTCCGGCCGCCGATCGCAGCAAGATGGATCAGATGTATGCTCGCTGGAAAGATGCCGTCGAGCGAAGCCGAAATTGGGAAAGAGCAGGGGAGTGA
- a CDS encoding glycerol-3-phosphate dehydrogenase/oxidase yields MAQDLNPVLILGAGINGAALARELLLNQIPVVLVDHADIASGTTSWSSRLIHGGLRYLEHGEASLVYESLAERERFLRNSPEHVSPLELMIPVKSQFAGLISSAAGFFNLPIFKSKNPSRGAWAIRSGLTMYDFLAGSQNLGSHKRMSPKQWKPIGFDASFVDVFSYYDGQIEFPELYVSTLIHDCQQIAQQHGVRFTLRTYRRPKLNGKHFEFENLLDFDAAIDPLEPSVLINASGPSGDETLQELGIRSNRLFGGTRGSHLISHKPVLKEALGPLGIYAEAFDGRPVFILPWNGGVLIGTTDIRHDGDPEQATASQEEIDYLLKCVNSVLPGVDLGQDDITQHYSGVRPLPYVPASSTASIPRGHWLHEHTSTPWPCYTIVGGKLTTCRSLAEHSAKKILKQLGREVVADSKKRKTYEGDPPQIEPGQRARFIMQHLTGIDSASDIQTLAAAAISQLHAKTMADIVERRLMLVFDPGLSRSQLSGIADALIAADKLAADAKQETIETYIQRLQSRFGKQILPD; encoded by the coding sequence ATGGCACAAGATCTCAACCCCGTTCTCATCCTCGGAGCCGGCATCAATGGTGCCGCCCTGGCTCGGGAACTTCTCCTCAATCAGATACCGGTCGTTCTGGTCGATCACGCCGACATTGCCTCAGGCACCACCAGTTGGTCGTCGCGCCTGATTCATGGTGGGCTCCGGTATCTCGAGCACGGCGAAGCTTCGCTCGTTTACGAGTCGCTGGCCGAGCGGGAACGCTTTTTGCGCAACTCGCCGGAACATGTCTCCCCGCTTGAACTGATGATTCCGGTCAAATCTCAGTTCGCAGGACTTATCTCCTCAGCGGCCGGGTTCTTCAATCTGCCCATTTTCAAATCCAAGAATCCATCGCGTGGTGCCTGGGCGATCCGCAGCGGGCTCACGATGTACGACTTTCTGGCTGGTAGCCAAAACCTGGGATCGCACAAACGCATGTCCCCAAAACAGTGGAAACCGATTGGTTTCGATGCCAGCTTCGTCGACGTCTTCAGCTACTACGATGGGCAGATCGAATTCCCTGAGCTTTACGTTTCAACGCTCATTCACGACTGCCAGCAAATCGCACAACAGCACGGCGTCCGCTTTACGCTTCGTACCTATCGACGTCCCAAACTGAATGGCAAACATTTCGAGTTTGAGAACCTCCTAGACTTCGATGCGGCGATCGATCCCTTAGAGCCATCAGTTCTGATCAACGCGTCGGGGCCATCAGGCGACGAAACGCTGCAAGAGTTGGGCATTCGCTCGAACCGACTCTTCGGTGGAACGCGTGGTTCGCATTTGATTTCTCACAAGCCCGTACTGAAGGAAGCTCTCGGTCCGCTTGGCATTTATGCCGAAGCATTCGACGGACGCCCCGTCTTTATCTTGCCCTGGAACGGCGGAGTATTGATCGGCACGACCGACATTCGGCACGACGGCGACCCGGAACAGGCAACCGCGAGCCAGGAAGAGATCGACTACCTTCTCAAATGCGTCAATTCGGTACTGCCAGGCGTCGACCTTGGGCAAGATGACATCACTCAGCACTACAGTGGCGTTCGCCCGCTTCCTTACGTGCCCGCAAGCTCGACCGCGTCAATCCCGCGCGGGCACTGGTTGCACGAACATACTTCCACGCCATGGCCATGTTACACGATCGTCGGCGGCAAGCTTACGACCTGTCGCTCGCTGGCCGAGCACTCGGCCAAGAAGATTCTCAAGCAACTTGGCCGCGAGGTCGTCGCCGACTCAAAGAAGCGTAAGACTTACGAGGGCGATCCGCCGCAAATCGAGCCGGGACAACGTGCCCGGTTCATCATGCAGCACCTTACCGGCATCGACAGCGCGTCGGATATTCAAACACTCGCAGCGGCGGCGATTTCCCAGCTTCATGCAAAGACCATGGCCGATATCGTGGAGCGTCGCTTGATGCTGGTCTTCGATCCGGGACTGTCGCGTTCCCAGTTAAGTGGGATCGCCGATGCCCTGATTGCCGCTGACAAGCTTGCCGCCGATGCCAAACAGGAAACCATCGAAACCTACATTCAGAGATTACAATCGCGATTCGGAAAGCAGATTCTTCCCGACTAA
- a CDS encoding response regulator codes for MSTRVLVADDSSTMRKIILRSLQAVGVPNAVEAADGEEAVSLFKPGEFDLVLTDWNMPGKSGLEVIQEIRKIDADVKIMMVTTEAEKSRVMEAIQAGVSDYLVKPFTADTLREKLEKHGC; via the coding sequence ATGTCCACACGCGTACTCGTAGCCGACGACTCCAGCACCATGCGCAAGATCATTCTCCGTTCCCTTCAAGCGGTCGGCGTGCCGAACGCGGTTGAAGCTGCCGACGGGGAAGAAGCAGTCAGTCTGTTCAAGCCAGGTGAGTTCGACCTCGTACTGACCGACTGGAACATGCCAGGCAAGAGCGGCCTGGAAGTGATTCAAGAGATTCGCAAGATCGATGCCGACGTGAAGATCATGATGGTTACGACCGAAGCTGAAAAGTCGCGCGTCATGGAAGCCATCCAGGCTGGTGTTTCCGACTACTTGGTCAAGCCATTCACCGCCGATACACTTCGCGAAAAGCTCGAAAAGCACGGCTGCTAA
- a CDS encoding CheR family methyltransferase, protein MSSTDSTVQVTDDQMRRYAKMIYEVAGIEISPAKKQLLSNRIRRRLKESGIADFEQYYNFLKKLPISHVEWDGFLQEVTTHETYLFRDDSNWKWLRETFLPELQKTDKNSLRVWSAACSTGDEAYSIATCVADGLRNPSSWRVQILGTDIGIGAVQDANDAKFNERSMRLVPDDLKRRYFTQLGGAAIWEPKAKLRAMTKFRQHNLLDRLAESPFDLVFLKNVLIYFNADSKKCVMQNVEQVMKPGSYLVAGAAEGIGDLMGGFERIHPWLYLRK, encoded by the coding sequence ATGAGTTCAACAGACTCCACCGTACAAGTCACCGACGACCAAATGCGGCGTTATGCAAAAATGATTTACGAAGTAGCTGGAATCGAGATTTCTCCGGCGAAGAAGCAACTGCTTTCCAACCGCATTCGACGTCGTTTGAAAGAATCGGGAATCGCCGATTTCGAGCAGTACTACAACTTTCTGAAGAAGCTGCCGATATCGCATGTCGAATGGGATGGATTTCTGCAAGAAGTAACGACGCACGAAACCTATCTGTTTCGCGACGACTCCAACTGGAAGTGGCTTCGGGAAACGTTTCTGCCGGAATTGCAGAAGACCGATAAAAACTCACTGCGAGTTTGGTCGGCTGCTTGTAGCACCGGTGACGAGGCGTACTCGATCGCTACCTGTGTTGCCGATGGCCTTCGCAATCCATCCTCGTGGCGGGTTCAGATTCTGGGAACGGATATCGGAATCGGTGCCGTGCAGGACGCTAACGACGCGAAGTTCAATGAGCGCTCCATGCGTTTGGTTCCTGACGATTTGAAGCGTCGGTACTTCACCCAGCTAGGTGGAGCGGCCATTTGGGAGCCCAAAGCAAAGCTTCGCGCAATGACCAAGTTTCGACAGCACAATCTGTTGGACCGACTTGCCGAGTCGCCGTTCGATCTCGTGTTTTTGAAGAACGTGCTGATTTACTTCAACGCCGATTCGAAGAAATGCGTAATGCAGAACGTGGAACAAGTAATGAAGCCTGGTAGCTATTTGGTTGCTGGAGCAGCTGAGGGAATCGGCGACCTGATGGGAGGGTTCGAACGAATTCATCCCTGGCTCTATCTGCGAAAATAA
- a CDS encoding methyl-accepting chemotaxis protein, with amino-acid sequence MTTNKTSQTNEDAQDLRSELSVAKAMSENSPINIMMADTNLTITYVNPASLDTLRTLAAYLPCEPEEVVGQSIDIFHKDPAYQRSILSNPQNLPVRTNIELGDQTADLLVSATYDEAGEYLGPMVTWEVVTEKRRLEASAAEKTAIVENAPINILLADLNGTITYMNPASEKTLRSIEHILPVPASKIVGASYDIFHKNPAHQRRLLGDPSNLPVNTQIEIEGEYLDLQASAIYDKDGRYTGPMVAWSLVTNQVKAKQAEEERNERERTEQAELLRNVDQILAVVQAAAEGDLTRRIDLNREDAIGKLAEGIDRMIADLRDIISQVVDSGMQFAEGASVIAENSQNLAQGAQTQSASVEEMSASIEELTRSIDSVKDNAGEANRMAGDTSTMAEEGGNAVQKSIEAMERIKTSSEQISEIIQVISEIASQTNLLALNAAIEAARAGEHGLGFAVVADEVRKLAERSSEAAKEISSLIKESTQRVQDGSTLSAQTGAALEKIIAGVSSTADKISEIATATVEQAQNANEVAGAIQQVSGVTEQSAAASEEMASSSEELGAQATMLRELVSRFRI; translated from the coding sequence ATGACCACTAATAAAACATCTCAGACGAACGAAGACGCCCAGGATCTTCGTAGCGAGCTTTCGGTAGCGAAAGCCATGAGCGAAAACTCGCCCATCAACATCATGATGGCCGACACGAACCTCACCATTACCTACGTCAATCCCGCCAGCTTGGATACGCTGCGTACTCTCGCTGCTTACCTACCCTGCGAACCGGAAGAAGTCGTCGGCCAGTCGATCGACATCTTCCACAAGGACCCGGCCTACCAACGTAGCATTCTCAGCAATCCACAGAACTTGCCCGTTCGCACTAATATCGAATTGGGCGATCAAACCGCCGATCTCTTGGTTTCGGCAACCTACGACGAAGCCGGTGAGTACCTCGGCCCAATGGTCACCTGGGAAGTCGTTACCGAAAAGCGTCGCCTGGAAGCTTCGGCTGCCGAAAAGACTGCCATCGTCGAGAACGCTCCGATCAATATTCTGCTGGCGGACCTGAACGGCACGATCACCTACATGAACCCAGCTTCGGAAAAGACGCTGCGTAGCATCGAGCACATCTTGCCGGTTCCAGCTTCCAAGATCGTTGGTGCTTCGTACGACATCTTCCACAAGAATCCCGCTCACCAGCGTCGTCTGCTAGGCGATCCGAGCAATTTGCCAGTGAACACTCAGATTGAGATCGAAGGGGAATACCTCGATCTACAGGCCAGTGCCATTTACGACAAAGACGGTCGCTACACCGGCCCGATGGTCGCCTGGTCGTTGGTCACCAATCAAGTCAAAGCGAAGCAGGCCGAAGAAGAACGCAACGAGCGTGAACGTACCGAACAGGCCGAACTGCTTCGCAACGTCGACCAGATCCTGGCCGTCGTTCAAGCTGCCGCCGAAGGTGACTTGACCCGGCGTATTGATCTGAACCGAGAGGATGCGATCGGCAAGCTGGCCGAAGGCATCGATCGCATGATCGCCGACCTGCGTGACATCATCAGCCAGGTTGTTGACAGCGGCATGCAGTTTGCTGAAGGTGCTTCGGTGATCGCTGAGAACTCGCAGAACCTGGCCCAGGGTGCGCAAACCCAGAGTGCTTCGGTCGAAGAGATGAGCGCTTCAATTGAAGAACTGACTCGCAGCATCGACTCGGTTAAGGACAACGCTGGTGAAGCCAACCGCATGGCGGGTGACACTAGCACGATGGCTGAAGAAGGTGGCAACGCCGTTCAGAAGTCGATCGAAGCGATGGAACGGATCAAGACTTCCTCGGAACAGATCAGCGAAATCATTCAAGTGATCTCGGAAATCGCCAGCCAGACCAACCTGTTGGCACTCAACGCGGCGATCGAAGCTGCTCGTGCCGGTGAACATGGCCTCGGATTCGCCGTTGTCGCCGACGAAGTTCGCAAGCTGGCCGAACGTTCGAGCGAAGCCGCCAAGGAGATTTCCTCGCTGATCAAAGAGTCGACCCAACGCGTTCAAGATGGTTCGACGCTCAGTGCCCAAACGGGTGCCGCGTTGGAGAAGATCATCGCCGGCGTCAGCTCGACGGCCGACAAGATCTCGGAAATCGCCACCGCGACCGTCGAACAGGCTCAAAACGCCAACGAAGTCGCTGGTGCGATCCAGCAGGTTTCCGGTGTTACCGAACAGTCGGCAGCCGCCTCGGAAGAAATGGCTTCCAGCAGCGAAGAGTTGGGTGCTCAGGCAACCATGCTTCGCGAACTGGTCAGCCGCTTCCGTATCTAA
- a CDS encoding chemotaxis protein CheA, with translation MSENTVIRDDCSDDLLTDFLDESTQLIERINERLMELEQWVQDETGSGVTIDEALLNDMFRSAHSIKGLSAMLGLPRINGLTHNIENVFDAARRGQLLIERHVVGVIYASVDRLSELIDHLRDTQSDDLDCEPQIAAIAEVLIAGEALKEQGAQSDVDDAFGGPKPSAEAETKPLTEEETIMEPAIDSAETLPLVDPYDCTAMFAEVHDEAEIPAKYLAIFLDETELSLDEITDLLLDSDASLLFESVRTLMCTSHRIKGSAASIGLNRPAKLAHMMEDVLQRHRDAEKSLDPFLVDALLGCSDALRAYLKGLRSGETVEVDFAACASELLAVEADCLSVSDAAEKPRVAEETTSVQPRTLDPERLQQLAANHFDDDAARLLVLNVKLASHVPLVGLKAQLLCEKLARQGAVLLTDPERSKLETIGELSGIVIGVVTSLADPALYSLLNVSGVQDVNISEIQRDLSVTPKTVEAKQEELPAAPPQVESKEKVVEPPVVKPEVVPPKASETNVPAAKPAAATSGKPADANHAKPAETLRVDIERLDQLMNLAGQLVISKARFNQLGENLRDAVPHKQCQQWLDSTELMCQKMLERSGGIKSKKESKEWSEVHVQVRKIQQNLAAITKEMRRMDSIRTGMTSFFDAVHQLDRVTDGIQKTIMDTRMVPIGPLFGRFRRVVRDISRTNGKEITLEINGEKTELDKRMIDELGDPLIHMVRNSADHGVESPEDRAAAGKPQCGTITLNAFHRGNSIVIQVIDDGRGLSREKIAMKAIEKGLVTQHDLDRMTDQQIYQLIWEPGFSTAESITEISGRGMGMDIVRAKIESINGVVEVDSKHGEGTVFTIKLPLTMAILPSLMARIDDDLFSIPVESIVEIVCLRRDELRTVHGKETAMVRGRPVSIVELHNTFRWSHATQRSTSHGDVTMIIIRNDSREMGLVVDGILGEEDVVVKSLAENYQNVEGIAGACVLGNGRVALILDPAAVIDLAVRSQVETTVC, from the coding sequence ATGAGCGAAAACACAGTGATTCGAGATGATTGCTCAGACGATCTGTTGACCGATTTTCTCGACGAATCGACCCAACTGATCGAACGGATCAACGAACGCCTGATGGAGTTAGAGCAATGGGTTCAAGACGAAACCGGCTCCGGCGTCACCATCGACGAGGCCTTGTTGAACGACATGTTTCGCTCAGCGCATAGCATCAAGGGACTTTCCGCGATGCTGGGCCTGCCCCGTATCAATGGATTGACCCACAACATCGAGAACGTCTTCGACGCGGCGCGGCGAGGGCAGCTGTTGATCGAGCGACATGTGGTCGGCGTGATTTACGCATCCGTGGATCGCTTGAGTGAATTGATCGATCACCTCCGTGATACGCAGTCGGATGATCTCGACTGCGAGCCGCAGATTGCTGCGATTGCCGAGGTACTGATTGCTGGCGAGGCCCTGAAAGAGCAAGGGGCACAAAGCGACGTTGACGATGCGTTTGGCGGTCCTAAACCATCTGCGGAAGCCGAGACAAAACCATTGACCGAGGAAGAAACCATCATGGAACCAGCCATTGATTCGGCAGAGACTTTGCCGCTCGTTGATCCGTACGATTGTACTGCCATGTTCGCCGAAGTTCATGACGAGGCGGAAATTCCAGCGAAGTATCTAGCGATCTTCCTGGATGAAACCGAGTTATCGCTCGATGAGATCACGGACCTCTTGCTCGATTCGGATGCCTCGCTGCTGTTTGAGTCAGTACGCACGCTGATGTGCACGTCGCATCGAATCAAGGGTTCGGCAGCTTCGATCGGTCTGAATCGACCGGCCAAGCTGGCACATATGATGGAAGACGTCCTGCAGCGACACCGCGATGCCGAGAAGAGTCTGGATCCGTTTCTGGTGGACGCCCTGCTGGGATGTTCCGACGCGCTGCGAGCCTACCTGAAGGGGCTTCGCAGTGGCGAGACGGTGGAAGTCGACTTCGCCGCTTGTGCCAGCGAGCTGCTCGCCGTCGAAGCGGATTGCCTATCGGTCAGCGATGCTGCCGAAAAACCGAGAGTCGCAGAAGAAACAACGAGCGTACAGCCACGAACGCTCGATCCAGAGCGGCTTCAGCAACTTGCTGCCAATCATTTTGATGACGACGCCGCGCGTCTGCTGGTGTTAAACGTCAAGTTGGCAAGCCACGTCCCGCTGGTCGGCCTCAAAGCTCAATTGCTTTGCGAGAAGCTGGCACGACAAGGCGCTGTGCTGCTGACCGACCCCGAGCGAAGCAAGCTTGAAACGATCGGTGAGCTTTCCGGAATCGTCATCGGTGTGGTGACCAGCTTGGCAGATCCCGCGCTCTACAGCCTGTTGAACGTCTCCGGAGTTCAGGACGTCAACATTTCAGAGATCCAGCGCGACTTGAGTGTTACTCCCAAGACGGTAGAAGCGAAGCAGGAAGAACTGCCGGCAGCACCTCCTCAAGTTGAGTCGAAAGAGAAGGTTGTCGAACCACCGGTAGTCAAGCCAGAAGTCGTCCCTCCGAAGGCTTCGGAAACGAATGTGCCCGCGGCGAAACCTGCAGCGGCAACCTCTGGCAAGCCTGCTGATGCGAACCATGCCAAGCCGGCCGAAACGCTTCGTGTCGATATCGAACGTCTTGATCAATTGATGAATCTGGCGGGGCAATTGGTGATTAGTAAAGCCCGCTTCAATCAGCTGGGTGAAAACCTGCGTGATGCCGTTCCGCACAAGCAATGCCAGCAGTGGCTTGATTCGACCGAGTTGATGTGTCAAAAGATGCTGGAACGATCGGGTGGCATTAAGTCGAAGAAAGAGTCCAAGGAGTGGTCCGAGGTTCATGTCCAGGTTCGCAAGATTCAACAGAACCTTGCCGCGATCACCAAAGAGATGCGTCGAATGGACTCCATTCGTACTGGCATGACCAGCTTCTTTGACGCCGTTCATCAGCTGGATCGCGTGACCGATGGCATCCAGAAGACGATCATGGATACACGAATGGTTCCGATCGGTCCTCTATTCGGTCGTTTCCGTCGCGTCGTGCGGGATATTTCGCGTACCAACGGCAAAGAGATCACGCTTGAGATCAACGGTGAGAAGACCGAACTTGATAAGCGCATGATCGACGAACTAGGGGATCCGCTGATCCACATGGTCCGCAACTCGGCAGACCATGGCGTCGAATCGCCGGAAGATCGAGCCGCTGCCGGGAAACCCCAGTGCGGCACCATCACGCTTAACGCGTTCCATCGCGGCAATAGCATCGTGATTCAGGTCATAGATGACGGCCGTGGACTGAGTCGTGAAAAGATCGCCATGAAGGCTATCGAAAAAGGCCTGGTGACTCAGCACGACCTCGATCGCATGACCGACCAGCAGATTTACCAGTTGATCTGGGAGCCTGGATTCAGCACCGCCGAATCGATCACGGAAATCTCAGGCCGCGGCATGGGAATGGATATCGTTCGTGCCAAGATCGAATCGATCAATGGTGTCGTCGAAGTCGACAGCAAGCATGGTGAAGGCACAGTCTTTACCATCAAGCTTCCGCTGACGATGGCGATTCTGCCGAGCTTAATGGCCCGAATCGACGACGATTTGTTCTCGATTCCGGTCGAGTCGATCGTCGAGATCGTTTGCCTCCGACGTGACGAACTGCGAACGGTTCATGGCAAGGAAACGGCCATGGTTCGCGGGCGCCCTGTCTCCATAGTAGAGCTGCACAACACTTTCCGTTGGAGTCATGCAACACAGCGATCGACTTCGCATGGGGACGTCACCATGATCATTATCCGCAACGACAGCCGGGAAATGGGGCTGGTAGTGGATGGGATCTTGGGTGAAGAGGACGTCGTCGTGAAGTCGCTTGCCGAAAACTATCAGAACGTCGAAGGCATTGCTGGTGCGTGTGTGCTAGGCAACGGGCGAGTTGCTCTCATTCTCGATCCAGCTGCCGTCATTGATCTGGCTGTTCGCAGCCAGGTGGAAACAACCGTTTGTTAG